The Synergistaceae bacterium genome segment ACGGGCATTAAAATTATTGGAGCAGACTCACACGCTTGACTCTCAGGAACTCGCGGGGGCAAAAAAAGTTTTGACCGCAGCAGCATGGACTTATATAGCGGCGGCCTTGATGTCAGTATTGCAGCTTGTAAGATTGCTGATGATTCGTAATTCTCGGAGGCGTTAATTTGCAGATATATATAAAATTTTATGAGATAATGCGCGGTATTTTTACAGGAAATTATGATACATTGACTCGAAATAAATATTTATATGAAAATTTTTATAGAAATCTATATAGTCAGGAGGTATTAATTTGCGCGGTATAGAAGCAGCTCTAAAAGTTTTGACGGAAAATAACAACGGGCCTATTTTTGCGTCTGAAGCTCTCAGGAAATTAGCAGACAGAGAAAAAATGAAAGTTCCTGATATAACTCTTGCATCGTCATTGATTTATATAGTAATGCGCAGGCGTGAATTATGGGAGAAAATTTCAGATGACTATTTACGCGCAAAAGAGTCTTTGCCTCCTGAAGTCTATACAAGTGTGATAGTAGGTGCGGGCGGAATTCTTGAATTACGCAGATTCTCTGAAGGCGTGTTAATTAACGGCATAGTCGAATATTTAAAGCGTGATAATGAACTCGCGAAATATGCCGGTCTAGTTAATGCAGTCTTACACAAAATAAAAGAGTCAGCAGCAGACAAGCCCGAAAAATTCAAGAAATCCCCGACTCTTGAAGGCCGTGCTTTATGGGCTGGAGTTCCCTCGTGGTCTCTTCCTGTATGGCTAAAAACTTGGTCGCGTCAAGAACTCAACGATTTATTTAATTATATGGAATTGCCCTCGTATTCGTCATTGAGAGTCAAGCCCGGAGAATTCGATAATTTAATGCAGTTATTATCAGGTCAGGGAATCAAAGCCGTTAAATCAGATATTTCTGACGCAATACACTTAAACGAGTCAATTTTGCCGCGAAATTTGCCGGGATTCTCTGAAGGTCTGTGCACTGTTCAGTCTGAAGGATCGATTATTACTGCATCCCTAGTAAAGAAATATTATTCAGGTTCGGGATTAATTCTTGATATGTGCTCAGGGCGGGGAATTAAGGCCGGTCAAGTTTTGCAGGATTTACCAGATTCACAAATTGAATGCTGGGAATTATCAGGCAATAAATCAAATAGTGCAGTGAACGAATTAACAAGATTAGGCGTAAATCAGCGTGCAATAATGAAAACCGGAGACGCTTTAACCCTTGAGCCCGATAAAATGCCTAGTTTTATAATTCTTGATTCGCCCTGTTCGTGTTCAGGCACATGGAATCGCAAACCCGAGTCAAAATGGCGTATGGACTGGAAAAAGTTAGATAATCTTGCGTCAATGCAGAAAAAATTACTAAATCGCGCCGTTAATTTATGTGAGCTGGGCGGTCATGTTTTATATATTACCTGCAGTCTGTTAAAGCTCGAAAATGAAAATATAGTAGCTGATGTGTTAGCAAATAATCCGGACTGTATGGAAATTCGCACGGAATTGCGCGGGCATTCATTCAGGAAGGGCAAGCCCTATGGATTATATATATTGCCTTCTAGTGCGTGGCTTGACGGGTTTTATTGTGCGTTGATATTCAAGAGATAATAATTAGCAGGTTTTGATTTTCACTATTCTACTCTGCTACGAAGTAGCAGGGTGGGCGGGTGGGAGTAGAATAAAGCGTAAAAATTTTTAGGAGGAAGGTTTTATCACTTGGGCAAAATATTTAAAATTGTATTATTACTCGTTGCCATGATTATATTTGCGTCGGGTGCTGTTGCAATATACGCCGTATTTTTCCGGCCAGAAGTTGAAGGCGTTATTCCAAACTTGAAAGAACGTTCAATTGTTGATGCAGTTGCTGAGGCCGAGCGTTTAGGCTTTGTTGTTCAGATTGAAAATGTAGCGTCAACTTTGCCGGAGGGTCGAGTCCTCGCACAATCTCCCGAACATGGTACAGAATCGCGAAAAGGTCAAGTAATAGTTTTACAAGTAAGTCAAGGCGGCGGCGAACTTCATGATGTCCCTGATGTAAGGGGCAAAACTTTAGCGGAGGCTCAATCTCTCATAAATTCGCAAGGTTTCTCGCTCGGTGATGTCGTTCGCATTAAGGAGCCTAACACAGAGGCCGGAAAAGTTATAGCTCAGAGTCCCGCATTCCCCGCAAGCATTAATTCAGGCCGCAAAATTGATTTATTAGTTCAGGAAGGCACACCCGCAAATAAAAATGTCTTGACCGTCCCCGACGTTAATAGAATGAGCGAGAAAGAAGCACGCAATATCTTAGAAGCAGCCGGCGTGAAAGTTACTGGAGTCGATAAAGTTTACAGCCCTTTATTGCCTGAAGGTTTAGCAATTGAGACAAGACCCTCGGCAGGCAGCACTTTGCAGTCAGGTCAAGGCGTAATATTAAAGCTAGCTACTCAAAAACGTCCGGCGGGATTCATGGATTCTGATTCAAATTCTAATGTCAGGCGCGTTACAAATCAGCCTCAGAATCAGCAAAATAATAATAATAATAATCAAGCTCAGACTCCGGCCAAGCCCGCAAATAATAATCGTCAAGTAAGTGTTCAAGTTCAGGGGCAGGAAGAAATTTTTATCGGCGATGACTACGAATTACCGGCAAATAATAATAATCAAGCAGGGACTCAGAATCAGAATCAGACTCAGAATCAGACTCGTACTCAAATGCCGACCCCGAGTCAAAATCAGCAGCGCGCGCAGACTCCAGCACCGGCAATTACCCAGACTCCAGCGCAGTCAGGAGGCAGCAAAACGGCTCCCATTCGTTATATAGTCCCGCCCATTGCAAGACCTATGGAATTAAGAATCGAAATCACTGACCCGGCCGGAAAAAGAACCGTCTTAAATCGTCAAGTCAGGAGCGGTGAAAGTATTAACACTTCAGCGAGCTATACAAATGAGTGCATTATAAGTTATTATTTAGGCGGCGAGTCCGTCTGGCAGGAAAAAAGGAGATAATATCATGCGGAAAACTTTATTAGCACCTTCTTTATTAGCAGCAGACCCGTTAAATTTATCAGGTTCTATTGAGTCACTAGGCAATAATTATGACTGGCTGCACTTGGATATAATGGACGGTCATTTTGTTCGCAATATGTCATTTGGAGTAGACACAGCGGCGGCACTCTGTAAAAAATTGCCGGATTCATTTATTGACGTTCATTTAATGATTGATAGATTAGAAGTAATTTTACCGTTATTTATTCAAGTTAAGCCCTCACTGATTACTATACACGCCGAGACAGAATATCATTTATTGCACGCTTCATTGATGCAGATTAAGAACGCCGGTATTAAATGCGGTGTTGCTTTATGTCCTGCGACTCCGGTCAGAAATATCGAGTCAATCTTAAATCTTGCTGATTTAGTATTAATCATGTCAGTAACTCCGGGATTAGGCGGGCAGAAATTTATAGATAACAGTCTCGATAAAGTCCGCGAACTCGTGAGTCTCAGAGAAGTAAATAAATTTTCGTATTTAATCGAGATTGACGGCGGAATAAATGATAATAATATAATAGACATTGCTAGAGCAGGCTGCGATGTAATTGTAGCCGGGAGCGCAGTATTTAAGCATGATGATCCGGGCGCGTGGCTGGCAGAAATAAAGGAGGCATTATATTTTGATTGATTCAGAAAGAGACTCGGCCCTGCAGGAACTGGGAAGACTTATAACGGAACGCCGCGAGAGTTTAGGAATGACCCTTGAGGCCGTATTTGACCGCACAAAAATCAGACAGGAATATTTGCAGGGTATAGAGACAGCAAATTATGAGAACTTCCCCGAATTAGTATACACAAAAGGATTCGTGCGGACTTATTTAAAGCTGATAGACGCTGAAGACTTGCAGGAAGATTTTATGAATCAGCTTGACCGTGCATTTAATCCGAACTCAAGAAAGCAGGAAATGCAGAGAAAACGCGGCATTAATAACTTTCTCGGCAACGGCTCATCAGTTCCCAAAGGCTTTAAAGCTGCGTCTCACTTCTGGATATTTCTTGTATTGATTCTTGCACTTGTCGGGACCGGCTGTTATGTCTGGTACGCTGTGAGTTATGGAGGTCTTGATTTAAGGAACTTGAAATTATTTAATTTTTCAGGCAGCAATAACAACGCATTATTTGAAGTCCCCGAACCTGTTTCAGGCGATTTAATTACACCTGTCAGCAAAGATTTAATTAATCAGGCTTCTATGGATATTAAAGTCGTCAGCAAAGAACCCGAAAAGAAGCCCGAACCCGTTAAACCTTCTTTAGAGATTCGAGCAGTTAATGATGTCTGGCTGAGTGTAGCATTTGGAAATTCTGCACCCGTCTATAGAAGGACTCTAAGGCGCGGCGAGTCAATGAAGTGGGATCTAAACGCACCAGCAAGAGTCGTATTTGGCCGGCCTACTTCTGCGCAAGTTATTCTAAACGGTAAGGATTTAGGCATTGTGAATCGTTCAGCTAAGAAATCAGAGACTCATGTTTATAACCCGGACGGGACGACTCAGAAAATAAAATAAATTTCTCGGCAGGTTGTTATTATAGCTGTAAATCTCACTATTCTACTCGGCTGCGTAAGCAGTCGGGTGGGCGGGTGGGAGTAGAATAAAGGATAAAAAATGTTGCCGCATTCATAATAGCAAAAATATAATAATAGCCTGCTGAATTTGTTTATTTCTTGATAAATTCTTGCTTGAAAAAGTTTTAGGCGTTATTATTTATCAGCAAAATAATATTTTATTCATAAATCTATAATAGATGGAGGACTCTTACAAGAAATGGCAGAGGCAGCAACAGCAGCAAAACCTTGGTGGCGTGAGACAATAGAGACAATTGTATGGGCGTTTATTCTCGCTATGATAATACGCACGTTCATAGTTCAGGCGTTCTGGATTCCCAGCGGCTCAATGATTCCGACTCTAGAAGTGGGAGATCGAGTCTTAGTCGCTAAATTCTGGAATTGGATATTTGAACCGTCAAGAGGCTCGCTTTATGTATTTAGATATCCGGTTGATAAAGAGCGCGATTTTGTAAAACGAGTTATAGCAATCCCCGGCGATGTAGTTGACATTAAGGACGGAATCGTTTTCATAAATGGCAAGCCCACCGAAGAGCCGTATATAAAGAATCATGATAGATTTAATTTGCGCGCTAATAGTATATTCCCTGAAGTGCCCTTCACTGTGCCTGAAAAAAAATATTTCATGCTCGGTGATAACCGCCCGAATTCGCAGGATAGCCGTTACTGGGGATTTGCGTCGCTCGATGACATGAGAGGGCCCGTATTTTTCCGGTATTGGCCGCTTAATAGAATAGGAATTCCCAAATAAATAATTATGCCTCGTTCTGTATGGTATCCCGGCCACATGGCAAAGGGGACTCGCAAATTAAATGAATTAGTCTCAAAACTTGATTTAATTGTTGAAGTTCGTGACTCCCGCGCGCCCGTGTCAACTTCTTCACCGTTGATTAAATCACTCGCGAAAATTAAGCCGGTTATTCATGTATTATCGCGTAAGGACTTGGCCGATATTGAGAAATTAAATTTATGGCTGGGAGAATTCAAACATGCATTTGCGGCAGATCTGCGAAGTAAATCGGGCTTGAACTCAATCAAGAAAGCTATACTAAAATTTAAGCCTTCACACAGGGAAGCAAGACTCGCAGTTGTAGGAATTCCAAACGTAGGGAAGTCTTTATTGCTGAACTCGTTAATAAATAAGTCAAGTGCTTCAGTCGGAAATATTCCCGGTATTACTAAGTCCGTGAACTGGTACAGAAATGAAGGTTTATTAATTGTTGACTCGCCCGGAATTCTTGACCCTCACGCAGAATCAGGAGCGCATTTAATTTTATCGTGGCTGGGCTGTGCAAAAGCTGATGTTGTCGGAGGCTTTGAGAATGCTGCGTTAATGCTCATAAAATTTTTACGCGCTAAAAATATGCTTGAGTTATTGCCCGTTGAATTTATTGATGAACCCGCAGAGCTCACACTCGAACGAATCGGGCGGCGAATGGGCTGTCTTATTTCAGGCGGACGAATAAATAACGAACTGGCCGGGCAAAAATTTATTGAAGCCTTCTCAAATGGGAGACTCGGCCCTGTATGTCTTGAGACTCCTGACAGCGAACCCGCTATAAATTTTAGTGATAATTCTCATGAGGCAATTAACTTTGTTCAAGAATGATTTAATCTTGTCTTCACGGGCTGAACCTGATGAGGCACTAGAAAATTTAAACTCTTTATGTGAACGCGGCGCAGTTATCGGCACAGATGAGGCAGGGCGGGGAGCTTTGGCCGGGCCTGTTGTCGCAGCAGCAGTATATTTGACTAGTGAACAGGAAAAAATTTTAACTCGTTACAAATTGCGCGACTCTAAGCGTTTGACTCCTAAGGGACGAGAAAATTTATTTAATATCATGAATGAAATCGGCGTATATTGGCGTGCTTCAATGGGCAGTATATCACGAATCGAACGCGATAATATTTTGCAGGCTTCATTATGGGCAATGGGTCAGAGCGTCAAGAAAATAGCTAAAAATTTTCATATTATGCCCGCTTGTGTGATAGTTGACGGAACAGAGAGAATCCCCGATTTAAATTTTCAGCAATGGAACTTAATACGGGCTGATGATTTGATTCCTGTTGTGTCAGCTGCGTCAATTGTTGCTAAAGTAATAAGAGACAGGCTCATGATAAGACTTGACTCGAAATTTCCGGCCTATAAATTCGCAAAAAATAAAGGTTATCCCACTCAAGAACATAGAGATATTATAAAATTAATCGGGCTTTCTAGTGTACATAGAGAGTCATTCTGCCGAAAATTATTATAATTATTATAAATTTGTGAGAAGGTGAGAGATTAACAAATGCCGGCGATAAATAATTTAAATGTTCAGTTAGAGCAGAATTACAATCAAGCCCAGCAGAATATAAGCACTCGACAGGGACAAATAATTAACCAGCCTCAAATTTTACAGCCCGGGCAGTTAACAAAATTTGCCGGAATCCGCACGGGAATGCTCATAGAAGGCACTGTCTTATCGCAAAATAATGACGGTACTTATACAGTTAGAGTCGAAGTCAACGGAGCGACTCAAGATTTACGGGCAAGGGCAACTATTTCACTTATACCGGGCGAAAGATTCAGGGCAGTATGGGACGCTTCAGGGCCGGACGGTGTGCCGGTTTTAAGACTTTCACAGGGTGAACTCTCTTTCTTGTCGCAAATTCCCGCACGTGATAGAGAACTTGCAACGGCCTTATTAGCTCGCGGGCTGCCATTATCTAATGAAGTACTCACAGCAGTAAAAGACGCTTGGCGGAAAACCGGATCACATCCGGGCGAATTATCTTCATTTATTGAATTATGGGCGCGAGATGTGCCTATGACTCAAGAAAACGCGTTATTATTATCTCAATATGCAGCAATGAACGACTCAGAAATTAATGACATGTGGAACAGAATACGCAAGAAATTAAAATCTGACACTTCAGACGGTCAAGACCCCGTTAAATCTCTTAAGGGCATGAAAGAAGGCAATGACGACATAGCGCAGTTTTTGCAGGCTCAATCTATATTAATGAAATCTCCGCGTCCTGAAGTAAACCCGGCTTTGTTAGCTGCTCCCTTTTGGCCGTTAGTCGAGAATAATTCACAGAGCATGACAGCAAAAATTTTCGTGGGACGTTCAGTTAATAGCGATGACGGGCAGAAATATTGGCAGGTCGGTTTTGGCTTAACCGGGAATATATTAGGAGAAGTGGGCGGGCTTGTTGAGAGCGATGGGAA includes the following:
- a CDS encoding RsmB/NOP family class I SAM-dependent RNA methyltransferase, which encodes MRGIEAALKVLTENNNGPIFASEALRKLADREKMKVPDITLASSLIYIVMRRRELWEKISDDYLRAKESLPPEVYTSVIVGAGGILELRRFSEGVLINGIVEYLKRDNELAKYAGLVNAVLHKIKESAADKPEKFKKSPTLEGRALWAGVPSWSLPVWLKTWSRQELNDLFNYMELPSYSSLRVKPGEFDNLMQLLSGQGIKAVKSDISDAIHLNESILPRNLPGFSEGLCTVQSEGSIITASLVKKYYSGSGLILDMCSGRGIKAGQVLQDLPDSQIECWELSGNKSNSAVNELTRLGVNQRAIMKTGDALTLEPDKMPSFIILDSPCSCSGTWNRKPESKWRMDWKKLDNLASMQKKLLNRAVNLCELGGHVLYITCSLLKLENENIVADVLANNPDCMEIRTELRGHSFRKGKPYGLYILPSSAWLDGFYCALIFKR
- a CDS encoding PASTA domain-containing protein — translated: MGKIFKIVLLLVAMIIFASGAVAIYAVFFRPEVEGVIPNLKERSIVDAVAEAERLGFVVQIENVASTLPEGRVLAQSPEHGTESRKGQVIVLQVSQGGGELHDVPDVRGKTLAEAQSLINSQGFSLGDVVRIKEPNTEAGKVIAQSPAFPASINSGRKIDLLVQEGTPANKNVLTVPDVNRMSEKEARNILEAAGVKVTGVDKVYSPLLPEGLAIETRPSAGSTLQSGQGVILKLATQKRPAGFMDSDSNSNVRRVTNQPQNQQNNNNNNQAQTPAKPANNNRQVSVQVQGQEEIFIGDDYELPANNNNQAGTQNQNQTQNQTRTQMPTPSQNQQRAQTPAPAITQTPAQSGGSKTAPIRYIVPPIARPMELRIEITDPAGKRTVLNRQVRSGESINTSASYTNECIISYYLGGESVWQEKRR
- the rpe gene encoding ribulose-phosphate 3-epimerase, with amino-acid sequence MRKTLLAPSLLAADPLNLSGSIESLGNNYDWLHLDIMDGHFVRNMSFGVDTAAALCKKLPDSFIDVHLMIDRLEVILPLFIQVKPSLITIHAETEYHLLHASLMQIKNAGIKCGVALCPATPVRNIESILNLADLVLIMSVTPGLGGQKFIDNSLDKVRELVSLREVNKFSYLIEIDGGINDNNIIDIARAGCDVIVAGSAVFKHDDPGAWLAEIKEALYFD
- a CDS encoding DUF4115 domain-containing protein, which encodes MIDSERDSALQELGRLITERRESLGMTLEAVFDRTKIRQEYLQGIETANYENFPELVYTKGFVRTYLKLIDAEDLQEDFMNQLDRAFNPNSRKQEMQRKRGINNFLGNGSSVPKGFKAASHFWIFLVLILALVGTGCYVWYAVSYGGLDLRNLKLFNFSGSNNNALFEVPEPVSGDLITPVSKDLINQASMDIKVVSKEPEKKPEPVKPSLEIRAVNDVWLSVAFGNSAPVYRRTLRRGESMKWDLNAPARVVFGRPTSAQVILNGKDLGIVNRSAKKSETHVYNPDGTTQKIK
- the lepB gene encoding signal peptidase I codes for the protein MAEAATAAKPWWRETIETIVWAFILAMIIRTFIVQAFWIPSGSMIPTLEVGDRVLVAKFWNWIFEPSRGSLYVFRYPVDKERDFVKRVIAIPGDVVDIKDGIVFINGKPTEEPYIKNHDRFNLRANSIFPEVPFTVPEKKYFMLGDNRPNSQDSRYWGFASLDDMRGPVFFRYWPLNRIGIPK
- a CDS encoding 50S ribosome-binding GTPase, which encodes MPRSVWYPGHMAKGTRKLNELVSKLDLIVEVRDSRAPVSTSSPLIKSLAKIKPVIHVLSRKDLADIEKLNLWLGEFKHAFAADLRSKSGLNSIKKAILKFKPSHREARLAVVGIPNVGKSLLLNSLINKSSASVGNIPGITKSVNWYRNEGLLIVDSPGILDPHAESGAHLILSWLGCAKADVVGGFENAALMLIKFLRAKNMLELLPVEFIDEPAELTLERIGRRMGCLISGGRINNELAGQKFIEAFSNGRLGPVCLETPDSEPAINFSDNSHEAINFVQE
- a CDS encoding ribonuclease HII; protein product: MRQLTLFKNDLILSSRAEPDEALENLNSLCERGAVIGTDEAGRGALAGPVVAAAVYLTSEQEKILTRYKLRDSKRLTPKGRENLFNIMNEIGVYWRASMGSISRIERDNILQASLWAMGQSVKKIAKNFHIMPACVIVDGTERIPDLNFQQWNLIRADDLIPVVSAASIVAKVIRDRLMIRLDSKFPAYKFAKNKGYPTQEHRDIIKLIGLSSVHRESFCRKLL